A DNA window from Megalobrama amblycephala isolate DHTTF-2021 linkage group LG11, ASM1881202v1, whole genome shotgun sequence contains the following coding sequences:
- the paplnb gene encoding papilin b, proteoglycan-like sulfated glycoprotein has translation MMLHFLLGILCLISAVFCVRQPSDDYWGEYGPYGACSRTCGSGVAVRTRVCNTMRTDGGHNCVGPSKSYKLCNTQECPVGARDFREEQCSHFDRMEFQGKRYTWQPYYGASNPCELVCVPRGENFYYRHRPTVVDGTPCYVGHRDVCVEGVCRAVSHGEIVAFEDHSLPVTSGHRPAAALLDTYRYTYSTYSECSLHCGGGVQTRSVYCINERTSAMVDESHCIAQGLRKPTSQVACNQHPCVEYTVGPFGDCSVTCGEGQQTREVLCIGGRGERVPEHHCRGLTRPHEIRSCQRPACHQVFRYYTNDFSLCTRSCGTGTRERRVVCMDLDQNQYADDRCASFRKPHAVENCNTQPCPGAQMVPSVQDPSGYESSLRGFVPHTHDAASVHRPSDPYPSVTGPHCAQSYYGCCPDGHTAASGPRGEGCAHDDCNRSRYGCCLDGVTAAHGFGRAGCPDSPYRDYSPVRQPSASVCSLARDVGSCYEWTARFYFDHSSGSCSHFWYGGCQGNGNNFVSKEECEQTCKASARGLAPREPTSRRGINGVRGYRMRSRA, from the exons ATGATGCTCCACTTTCTTCTCGGGATCTTGTGCTTGATCTCTGCAGTTTTCTGT GTGAGGCAGCCGTCTGATGATTACTGGGGCGAGTATGGTCCATATGGAGCCTGCAGCCGCACATGTGGCTCCGGAGTAGCTGTGAGAACCAGAGTGTGCAACACCATGAG GACGGATGGTGGACACAACTGTGTGGGACCATCCAAGTCCTACAAACTCTGTAACACACAG GAATGCCCTGTAGGAGCTCGAGATTTTCGTGAAGAACAGTGTTCTCATTTTGACCGAATGGAGTTCCAGGGAAAACGTTACACATGGCAGCCATATTATGGAG CGTCAAACCCATGTGAGCTGGTGTGTGTGCCCAGAGGAGAGAACTTCTACTACCGTCACAGACCCACTGTGGTGGACGGCACACCGTGCTACGTGGGTCACAGAGACGTCTGTGTGGAGGGTGTCTGCAGA GCGGTGAGCCATGGGGAGATTGTGGCATTTGAGGATCACTCTCTTCCTGTCACTTCTGGACATCGACCTGCTGCTGCTCTTCTGGACACCTACAG GTACACATACAGCACCTATTCAGAGTGTTCTCTTCACTGTGGTGGGGGCGTGCAGACCCGTAGTGTGTACTGTATTAATGAGAGAACATCAGCAATGGTAGATGAATCTCACTGCATTGCACAAGGCCTCAGAAAACCAACTTCCCAGGTGGCCTGCAACCAGCACCCCTGTGTCGAGTACACTGTCGGTCCTTTTGGTGAT TGTTCAGTGACGTGTGGCGAGGGACAGCAGACGCGGGAGGTGTTGTGCATCGGTGGCAGAGGAGAGCGTGTCCCTGAGCACCATTGCAGGGGTCTCACACGTCCACATGAGATCAGATCCTGTCAGAGACCAGCTTGCCACCAAGTTTTTAGATACTACACTAATGACTTCAGCTTG TGCACTCGTAGCTGTGGAACTGGTACTCGTGAGCGCAGAGTGGTATGCATGGATTTGGATCAAAATCAATATGCAGATGATAGATGTGCTTCTTTCAGGAAACCTCATGCTGTGGAGAACTGCAACACACAGCCCTGCCCTGGTGCACAAA TGGTGCCCAGCGTTCAGGACCCTAGTGGTTACGAGAGCTCCTTGCGTGGATTTGTGCCTCATACCCATGATGCAGCCTCAG TTCACAGGCCAAGTGATCCATACCCCTCAGTGACTGGTCCGCATTGTGCCCAGTCATATTACGGCTGCTGTCCTGATGGCCACACTGCTGCCTCTGGACCTCGTGGAGAAGGCTGTGCTCATGATGACTGTAATAGGTCCAG ATATGGCTGCTGCCTGGATGGAGTAACTGCTGCTCATGGTTTTGGAAGAGCAGGTTGTCCTGATTCCCCCTATAGG GACTACAGTCCAGTCCGTCAACCCTCTGCTAGTGTGTGCTCTTTGGCACGGGATGTTGGGTCCTGTTATGAATGGACAGCTCGTTTCTACTTTGATCATTCCTCTGGCTCTTGTTCGCATTTCTGGTATGGTGGTTGCCAAGGAAATGGCAATAACTTTGTCTCCAAGGAGGAATGTGAGCAGACATGTAAGGCTTCTGCCAGAGGCCTTGCCCCAAGAGAACCAACATCCAGGAGAGGGATCAATGGGGTCAGAGGTTATAGAATGAGATCCCGTGCATAA
- the erh gene encoding enhancer of rudimentary homolog gives MSHTILLVQPTKRPEGRTYADYESVNECMEGVCKMYEEHLKRMNPNSPSITYDISQLFDFVDDLADLSCLVYRADTQTYQPYNKDWIKEKIYVLLRRQAQQAGK, from the exons ATG TCTCACACCATTCTACTGGTGCAGCCCACCAAGAGACCAGAGGGAAGAACATATGCAGACTATGAGTCTGTCAACGAGTGCATGGAAG GAGTCTGTAAAATGTATGAAGAGCATCTGAAGAGGATGAATCCCAACAGTCCCTCCATCACATATGACATAAGCCAGCTATTCGACTTTGTTGATGATCTTGCTGACCTCAGCTGTCTTGT GTATAGGGCAGACACACAAACCTACCAGCCCTACAACAAAGACTGGATCAAAGAAAAGATCTACGTGCTGCTGAGGCGTCAAGCCCAGCAGGCAGGAAAATAA